The proteins below come from a single Zestosphaera sp. genomic window:
- the uvsE gene encoding UV DNA damage repair endonuclease UvsE — protein MRIGVGFFCSTWDNRYSTNHKLRLSRLSRETLLDTFERNLRDFVRLLELSCSMGLTIFRLGSDFIPFASHERFERDWLYEIEKNLEVIAGRLREYGIRITMHPGQFVVLNSPRADVVERSLRELEYHFWVLDKLGLGKESIVVIHVGGVYGDKREALRRFTKTVRENYWLTRRLAVENDERYYTVADVVELGEELGIPVVFDYYHHVLNPSNFDIDKLRETWRGVIPEFHVSSAPDKGRALGEHGDYLRLEDFLALVNLWEDRGPLDIIVEAKKKEKAIEKLLLELGKLRMELRRPPCYHIDVHNI, from the coding sequence TTGCGGATCGGTGTTGGCTTTTTCTGTTCTACTTGGGATAACAGATACAGTACTAATCATAAGTTAAGACTTAGCAGACTTAGCAGAGAGACTCTCCTAGATACATTCGAGAGAAACCTCAGAGATTTCGTGAGGCTCTTAGAGCTCTCGTGCTCTATGGGCTTAACTATTTTCAGACTAGGTTCAGACTTCATCCCGTTTGCGTCTCACGAGAGATTCGAGAGAGACTGGCTTTATGAAATAGAAAAGAATCTTGAAGTAATAGCCGGCAGACTGAGAGAATACGGCATCAGAATTACTATGCATCCAGGTCAATTCGTCGTGTTAAACAGTCCGCGCGCCGACGTAGTCGAGAGGTCTCTGCGGGAACTAGAATATCACTTCTGGGTCCTAGACAAGTTAGGGCTAGGGAAAGAGAGCATAGTTGTGATTCACGTGGGCGGTGTCTACGGGGATAAGAGAGAAGCCCTCAGAAGGTTTACTAAGACGGTCAGAGAAAACTACTGGTTAACCAGAAGACTAGCAGTCGAAAACGATGAGAGATACTACACAGTAGCAGACGTAGTAGAGTTGGGTGAAGAGCTCGGCATACCGGTTGTTTTCGACTACTATCACCACGTGCTAAATCCTTCAAATTTTGACATAGATAAGCTCAGAGAAACCTGGAGAGGTGTCATACCCGAATTTCACGTATCGTCTGCTCCAGACAAAGGCCGTGCCCTCGGAGAACACGGAGATTACCTGAGATTAGAGGATTTCCTAGCTTTAGTAAATCTCTGGGAAGACCGAGGACCACTAGACATCATAGTCGAGGCCAAGAAAAAAGAGAAAGCTATAGAGAAACTACTCTTAGAGCTTGGAAAGCTAAGGATGGAGTTACGCAGGCCACCATGCTACCACATAGATGTTCACAACATATAA